The nucleotide sequence GTTGGCGGCGCCGCCGCTCACGGGCTCGCCGTCGGCGTTGGAGAGCAGCGGATGCACGGGGTCGGCGGGCGAGAGCCGGGGGACCAGCTCGTGCAGGGGCTCCAGGGCCGGGGCCATGTGCTCGGTGTGGAAGGCGCCGGCTACCTTGAGGGCGATCACCCGGGCGCGGGCCGGCGGGGCCGCGGCGAGGGCGGCCAGCTGCTCGAGGGTGCCGGCGGCCACGGTCTGCCCGCCCCCGTTGGCGTTGGCGGGCGTCAGGCCCGCGGCCTCGATGGCGGCGAGGACCTCGTCCTCCTTGCCGCCGAGCACGGCACTCATGCCGGTGGGGACGGCGGCGGCCGCCCGGGCCATGGCGTTGGCCCGGGTGCGCACGAAGGCCATGGCGTCGGCCTCGGTGAGGGCGCCGGCCAGGGCGGAGGCGGTGATCTCACCCACCGAGTGCCCCGCGAAGACCAGGTCGTCCCGGCCGGGGCCGATCCGGTCCCCGAGCAGCCGGCCCGCGACGAGGCCCGCGGCCACAATGAGGGGCTGGGCCACCGCGGTGTCCTTGATGGTGTCCTCGTCGGCCTCGGTGCCGTAGTGCACGAGGTCGAGTCCTGCGGCCTCGCCCAGCTCCTCGAGGTGGGCGCGGACGCCGTCGAGGGCGAGCCATTCGGTGAGGAAGCCGGGTTTCTGGGAGCCCTGTCCGGGGCAGACGATCGCGATCACCGCTACAGCTTCGCAAGGATGGGCCCCCGCGCGGTGGCCCGGAGGCCACCAAGCCCGGCGGCGGTGTTTGTAGGGATGCTACAAGACCGGTCCCACGGCGGGGGCGGAGGTGTCGATGGGGGCGCACGAGTCCGCGAGCCGGCCCGCCACGAGGGCGCAGTGCAGCACGAACGCGTCGCGGGGGACCAGGGGGTCCCAGCCGGTGAGGTCGCTGATCCGGCGCAGCCGGTAGCGCACCGTGTTGGCGTGCACGAACAGCTCCCGGGCGGTGGCCTCGAGGGAGTGGCCGACGGAGACGTAGGCGGACAGGGTCTCCACGAGCCCGGTCGCGGAGCGCGTCAGCGGGCGGTAGACCGACTCGACCATCGCCGTGCGCGCGCTCTCGTCCCCGGCCATGGCCCGCTCCGGCCACAGGTCCTCGGAGTGCACCGGGCGGGGCGCCGCGGGCCAGGCCGGCGCCACGGACAGGGCGGCGTGGGCGAGCCGGGCGGAGCGTCCCGCCGCGAAGACCGTGGGGGACTCCGGGCCGTAGGCCACCGGTCCCGGCCCGAACGCGGCGGCGAGCTTCTCGAGGGCGAGGTCCCGGTCGGACAGCCCTCCGAGGATGAGCACGAGCCGGTCGCCCTGGATGGAGACGAGAGAGTCCTGCGCGTGGCGGCCGGCGAGCCTGCGCAGCCGGGCCACGGTGGACGGGCCGGCGCCC is from Kocuria rosea and encodes:
- a CDS encoding ACP S-malonyltransferase — encoded protein: MIAIVCPGQGSQKPGFLTEWLALDGVRAHLEELGEAAGLDLVHYGTEADEDTIKDTAVAQPLIVAAGLVAGRLLGDRIGPGRDDLVFAGHSVGEITASALAGALTEADAMAFVRTRANAMARAAAAVPTGMSAVLGGKEDEVLAAIEAAGLTPANANGGGQTVAAGTLEQLAALAAAPPARARVIALKVAGAFHTEHMAPALEPLHELVPRLSPADPVHPLLSNADGEPVSGGAANLESLVAQVCRPVRWDLCTRTLLERGVEQLVELPPAGTLVGLAKRGMKGVPALAVNSAAELEQARSILD